One window of Nitrospirota bacterium genomic DNA carries:
- a CDS encoding NADH-quinone oxidoreductase subunit I: MTANELIKKVFFIEILQGLALTFKHMVTPAVTRQYPKEKREPFPGSRGLHALVKDPETGKEKCVGCGLCAAICPSQCIHIYTSEDENHKKVVDRYEIEVLRCVYCAYCVEACPFGAIALTDHFEYSGYTRKEFYYTKERLLENWDKYMAGDKGKMYLEKFWRPKAVDFGAQQVIKEEERTRQ; the protein is encoded by the coding sequence ATGACAGCCAACGAACTCATTAAAAAAGTATTTTTCATTGAGATCCTCCAGGGGCTTGCCCTCACCTTTAAGCATATGGTGACACCCGCGGTCACGAGGCAGTATCCAAAGGAGAAGAGGGAGCCTTTCCCCGGTTCAAGGGGGCTCCACGCGCTTGTGAAGGACCCTGAGACGGGCAAGGAGAAATGCGTGGGCTGCGGCCTCTGCGCTGCAATATGCCCTTCGCAGTGCATACATATTTATACAAGCGAAGACGAAAACCACAAAAAAGTTGTGGACAGATATGAGATAGAAGTACTGAGATGTGTTTACTGCGCGTATTGCGTGGAGGCCTGTCCGTTCGGGGCGATCGCGCTTACCGACCACTTTGAATATTCCGGCTACACCAGGAAGGAATTTTATTATACAAAGGAACGCCTCTTGGAAAACTGGGACAAATACATGGCAGGTGATAAGGGGAAAATGTACCTGGAGAAATTCTGGAGGCCGAAAGCAGTGGACTTCGGAGCTCAGCAGGTAATTAAAGAGGAAGAGAGGACACGGCAATGA
- the nuoH gene encoding NADH-quinone oxidoreductase subunit NuoH has translation MFWIFLKTFIAVNVLLLHVAYVVYFERKVIGHMQARLGPMRVGWHGLLQPIADFLKLFFKEDIIPANADKPIFYIAPVIGVISAVSSLAVIPLWKNFSIANLNIGILYMLALSSIGAYSVILAGWASNSKYSFLGGLRSSAQVISYEISMGLSLVGIMMMSSSANLSDIVSAQSGGHWFIFSQPVACLIFVMSAIAETNRAPFDLPEAETELVAGYATEYSGMRFGLFFMAEYAGMFIMSALGTICFLGGWNGPDSGIFAGVPKIVWLLLKIYGCIFIYFWIRATLPRYRYDQLMSLGWKLFIPLALANVVVTGLIKILWK, from the coding sequence ATGTTCTGGATATTCCTGAAGACATTTATAGCGGTCAATGTGCTTTTGCTTCATGTGGCGTATGTTGTGTATTTCGAGAGGAAGGTCATCGGCCATATGCAGGCCCGGCTCGGGCCCATGAGGGTAGGCTGGCACGGGCTGCTTCAGCCGATTGCGGACTTTCTGAAACTGTTCTTTAAGGAAGACATCATTCCCGCAAACGCGGACAAGCCGATATTCTATATAGCCCCTGTCATCGGAGTGATTTCCGCAGTGTCTTCGCTTGCGGTCATACCGTTATGGAAGAATTTTTCAATTGCCAATCTTAATATCGGAATTTTATATATGCTGGCGCTTTCATCTATCGGCGCCTACAGCGTCATACTTGCCGGATGGGCGTCCAATTCAAAGTATTCGTTCCTTGGCGGTTTGCGCTCATCGGCGCAGGTCATCAGCTACGAAATTTCTATGGGGTTGAGCCTCGTCGGCATCATGATGATGTCGAGCAGCGCGAACCTTTCGGATATAGTCAGTGCGCAGTCCGGCGGGCACTGGTTTATCTTTTCACAGCCGGTTGCATGTTTAATATTCGTCATGTCGGCAATTGCCGAGACGAACAGGGCGCCCTTTGACCTGCCGGAGGCAGAGACCGAGCTTGTTGCGGGCTATGCCACGGAATACAGCGGGATGCGCTTCGGCCTGTTCTTTATGGCTGAATACGCGGGGATGTTCATTATGTCGGCGCTGGGCACCATCTGCTTTTTGGGCGGATGGAACGGCCCTGATTCTGGAATATTCGCCGGTGTCCCGAAGATCGTCTGGCTTTTGCTGAAGATCTACGGCTGTATATTTATCTATTTCTGGATAAGGGCTACCTTGCCAAGATACAGATATGACCAGCTAATGAGCCTCGGGTGGAAGTTATTTATACCTCTGGCATTGGCGAACGTAGTGGTGACGGGGTTGATAAAAATTTTATGGAAATAG
- the nuoG gene encoding NADH-quinone oxidoreductase subunit NuoG produces the protein MITLTINDKEITLEKPVTVLEAAKQAGIKIPTLCYHEAVKPFGGCRLCVVEVERMPRLQTACTLTAADGMIVRTESETISRVRRGILEFLLINHPLDCPYCDKAGECELQDLVKKYGPTVGRFKEEKRRVPESHKDQILARNMERCVVCTRCVRMCSDVQGASAISIMGRAGHSRMEPFSSASFNCEYCGNCLTVCPVGAILSRLYIHSFRPWQVDREVETVCSYCGVGCSLVVQVRDESIKRVIPKIGFGLNKGLLCSRGRFGYEYINSPDRLKTPLVRKNGKLEESTWSEALSLIADRLTKIKQADGGTAIAGIASPRCSNEDNYVFQKFMRMACGTNNIDSISRTGFAAAQKYFEDVLGQGITANIIEGLKNSETILVLGGDPTAVNPILGLSIREAARRGAKIIVLGNAKGLERFKTLQLVPDVFKEADVLDALLVELSHAKGVRGEISAVDKGIRMLSEKSAGNKNVQGFDELKNILLNSPSTSIVLGMDIMQRTDGHRALFAIAGLTYLLEARLYLLSEKPNEQGLIDAGCVPDMLPGGRPLSIHDFKRKFEDAWNGAVPADDGMTLFEIIAGARDKKIKALYIMGENPVFNLPGRSSIKDSLKALDFLVVQDIFLTETAEIADVVLPALGWTEKTGTYTNLERRIQLQKKAVEVSHGMEDWRIVSEVSNKMGYKMEYLEPKDIMDEMAKVSPLYRDLTYREISLGNSLWPYLGEPLRGETSEVPEASYASNQYKEDFYLSVEKPLYHSGTLSRRSPALLKIYPEPALKVGAKSAERLGLNEGDRVQFFTQTGSREAAVSIDDSIKDNRVYFSNNFQGGGVFSLMTCNIDKVTKAPGIEGCEVKIKKL, from the coding sequence ATGATAACACTGACCATAAACGACAAAGAGATCACACTGGAAAAACCGGTGACCGTGCTTGAAGCGGCGAAGCAGGCGGGGATAAAGATCCCCACCCTCTGCTACCACGAGGCTGTGAAACCCTTCGGAGGGTGCAGGCTTTGCGTGGTGGAGGTTGAGAGGATGCCGAGGCTTCAGACCGCGTGCACCCTGACCGCTGCTGACGGCATGATCGTAAGGACGGAGTCCGAGACAATCTCCAGGGTGAGGCGCGGGATACTGGAATTTCTGCTCATCAATCATCCGCTGGACTGCCCTTACTGCGACAAGGCTGGAGAGTGCGAGCTGCAGGACCTCGTGAAAAAATACGGGCCTACGGTGGGCAGGTTCAAGGAAGAAAAACGGAGGGTCCCGGAAAGCCACAAGGACCAGATACTCGCCAGGAACATGGAGAGGTGCGTTGTCTGCACACGATGCGTCAGGATGTGCAGCGACGTTCAGGGCGCTTCCGCTATTTCAATTATGGGGAGGGCCGGACATTCGAGGATGGAGCCTTTTTCTTCGGCCTCATTTAACTGCGAATACTGCGGCAACTGCCTGACGGTCTGTCCCGTTGGCGCGATACTCAGCCGCCTCTACATTCACAGCTTCAGGCCGTGGCAGGTGGACAGGGAAGTGGAGACGGTCTGTTCATACTGCGGCGTCGGGTGCTCCCTTGTGGTGCAGGTGAGAGATGAATCCATTAAGCGCGTGATACCCAAAATCGGTTTTGGATTAAACAAGGGCCTTCTCTGCTCAAGGGGCAGGTTCGGCTACGAATACATAAACAGCCCTGACAGGCTTAAGACCCCTCTTGTCAGAAAGAACGGCAAGCTTGAGGAAAGCACCTGGAGCGAGGCATTGTCCCTTATCGCCGACAGACTGACAAAGATCAAACAAGCGGACGGCGGTACTGCCATCGCGGGCATCGCCTCGCCGAGATGCTCAAATGAAGACAACTATGTGTTCCAGAAATTCATGCGCATGGCTTGCGGCACAAACAATATCGATTCGATATCAAGGACGGGATTCGCGGCAGCGCAGAAATATTTTGAAGACGTGTTAGGCCAGGGCATAACAGCCAATATCATAGAGGGACTGAAAAATTCAGAGACCATCTTAGTGCTCGGTGGCGATCCTACCGCTGTCAATCCGATACTCGGCCTTTCCATCAGGGAGGCTGCAAGGAGAGGCGCGAAGATTATCGTACTCGGCAACGCAAAAGGGCTTGAGAGATTCAAGACCCTTCAATTGGTCCCAGATGTGTTTAAGGAAGCCGATGTGCTTGACGCCCTCTTAGTTGAGCTCTCTCATGCCAAGGGTGTGCGCGGCGAGATCTCAGCCGTAGACAAAGGGATCAGGATGCTTTCTGAAAAGTCAGCCGGGAATAAAAACGTTCAGGGCTTCGATGAACTTAAAAACATACTTCTGAACAGCCCTTCCACATCCATTGTCCTGGGTATGGATATTATGCAGCGCACAGACGGGCACAGGGCGCTTTTCGCCATTGCCGGACTTACATATTTACTTGAGGCGAGGCTGTATCTTCTCTCTGAAAAACCCAACGAGCAGGGACTCATTGACGCGGGATGTGTTCCCGACATGCTCCCCGGCGGAAGGCCGCTCAGTATCCATGACTTCAAGAGAAAATTTGAAGACGCATGGAACGGAGCTGTCCCTGCTGATGACGGCATGACCCTCTTTGAGATCATCGCAGGCGCGAGGGACAAGAAAATAAAAGCCTTATATATCATGGGAGAGAATCCCGTGTTCAATCTTCCGGGCAGGTCTTCTATAAAAGATTCCCTGAAGGCGCTCGATTTCCTTGTGGTGCAGGACATCTTTCTTACCGAGACCGCGGAGATCGCCGATGTGGTTTTACCCGCCCTGGGATGGACGGAGAAGACAGGCACATACACAAACCTCGAACGCAGGATCCAGTTGCAGAAAAAAGCGGTGGAGGTATCGCACGGCATGGAAGACTGGAGGATCGTCTCCGAGGTATCTAATAAAATGGGATACAAAATGGAATACTTGGAACCAAAGGACATCATGGATGAGATGGCAAAGGTCTCTCCTCTTTACCGCGATCTGACATACCGTGAAATAAGCCTGGGAAACTCTTTATGGCCTTATCTCGGAGAGCCTCTCAGAGGAGAGACAAGTGAAGTGCCTGAGGCGTCCTATGCCTCAAATCAATATAAAGAAGACTTCTACCTGTCGGTTGAAAAACCGCTGTATCATTCAGGCACGCTTTCAAGAAGGTCGCCGGCACTTCTGAAAATATATCCAGAGCCGGCCCTGAAGGTCGGAGCGAAGAGCGCCGAAAGGCTGGGTTTGAATGAAGGTGACAGGGTGCAGTTCTTCACCCAGACAGGAAGCAGGGAGGCGGCCGTTTCCATTGATGACTCAATTAAGGACAACAGGGTTTATTTCAGCAACAATTTTCAGGGCGGCGGAGTTTTCAGTTTAATGACCTGCAATATTGATAAAGTAACAAAGGCCCCCGGCATCGAGGGCTGCGAGGTAAAGATAAAAAAATTGTAA
- the nuoF gene encoding NADH-quinone oxidoreductase subunit NuoF, producing MEKFLLKNIENPNSADVDEYVKVGGYRNLSKALYMQPKDILEEVKKAGLRGRGGAGFPTGMKWSFAMADPKFPKYLLCNADEGEPGTFKDRPILEKNPHLLIEGMTISGYTLGSEYGYIYIRGEYPYAKDVLKKAIQQAYEKNYLGDNILGKGKRFHLGVYQGAGAYICGEETALIESIEGRKGQPRNKPPFPVNVGAWNMPTIVNNVETLSNLPYVLEIGGEAYSKIGSKDCPGPKLYSVSGCVEKPGVYELPMGTSLKDIIYKHAGGIRNGKKLKAVIPGGISTPVLPAANIDCAMDFVAMQKAGSMLGSGAVIVLDESVCMVKVTYRALKFFEHESCGKCVPCREGTEWLRKILHRIENGQGREGDIELLTDVTWIMSGKTFCPLGDGAAGVVTGMLKYFRNEFEEHIKNGKCEFVS from the coding sequence ATGGAAAAATTTTTATTAAAGAACATTGAAAACCCCAACTCAGCCGACGTGGACGAATACGTCAAGGTCGGCGGATACAGGAATTTATCCAAGGCCCTTTATATGCAGCCAAAGGACATACTCGAAGAAGTAAAGAAGGCGGGGCTCAGGGGAAGGGGCGGCGCAGGTTTCCCGACCGGCATGAAATGGAGTTTCGCAATGGCGGACCCGAAATTCCCGAAATATCTTTTATGCAATGCCGACGAGGGCGAACCGGGCACATTCAAGGACCGTCCGATACTCGAAAAAAATCCGCACCTCCTGATAGAGGGCATGACGATCTCAGGATACACGCTCGGCTCTGAATACGGATATATATATATCAGGGGCGAGTACCCTTACGCGAAAGACGTCCTCAAAAAAGCGATACAGCAGGCATATGAAAAGAATTATTTAGGCGACAACATCCTCGGTAAAGGAAAGAGGTTCCACCTTGGCGTTTACCAGGGGGCAGGCGCGTATATCTGCGGAGAAGAGACCGCGCTGATTGAATCCATCGAGGGCAGGAAAGGACAGCCGAGGAACAAGCCTCCGTTTCCGGTGAATGTCGGCGCGTGGAACATGCCGACAATCGTCAATAATGTTGAGACGCTCTCCAATCTTCCATACGTTCTTGAGATAGGCGGGGAAGCCTATTCAAAGATAGGAAGCAAAGACTGCCCGGGGCCAAAGTTATACAGTGTAAGCGGCTGCGTTGAGAAACCGGGGGTATACGAACTTCCGATGGGCACAAGCCTGAAGGACATTATTTACAAACACGCCGGGGGAATCAGGAACGGAAAGAAATTGAAGGCCGTGATACCGGGCGGAATTTCCACGCCGGTGCTGCCCGCCGCAAACATAGATTGCGCGATGGACTTTGTCGCGATGCAAAAGGCCGGGAGTATGCTTGGCTCAGGCGCGGTAATTGTCCTTGATGAGTCCGTGTGCATGGTCAAGGTTACATACAGGGCGCTGAAATTCTTTGAACATGAATCATGCGGCAAATGCGTCCCTTGCAGGGAAGGAACAGAATGGCTCAGAAAAATTCTTCACCGTATAGAGAACGGGCAGGGAAGGGAAGGGGACATTGAACTGCTGACCGATGTCACATGGATAATGTCAGGCAAGACCTTTTGTCCCCTTGGAGACGGGGCCGCGGGAGTTGTTACAGGCATGTTGAAATATTTCAGGAATGAATTTGAGGAACATATAAAAAACGGGAAATGTGAATTTGTCAGTTAG
- a CDS encoding NAD(P)H-dependent oxidoreductase subunit E, producing MFNETVLKEINDIRVKYPDRRSALLPSLYIAQREFGWLSHEAMLCVSKALNLPEAEVRGTASFYAMFKNKPVGRHVIQLCTNISCMVLGAEKLVDFIGNKYGVQPGGISQDGRFSLVIMECIGACGTAPAMLVDTDFYDNLSEQRIEEVLGKYK from the coding sequence ATGTTTAACGAAACTGTTTTAAAAGAGATCAACGATATAAGGGTGAAATATCCTGACCGGAGGAGCGCGCTCCTGCCGTCGCTTTATATCGCGCAGAGGGAATTCGGATGGCTCAGCCATGAGGCCATGCTGTGCGTTTCAAAGGCACTGAACCTGCCTGAGGCTGAGGTCAGAGGGACAGCGTCCTTTTACGCGATGTTCAAGAACAAGCCGGTGGGACGCCACGTGATACAGCTCTGCACAAACATTTCGTGCATGGTCCTGGGCGCGGAAAAACTGGTGGATTTCATCGGCAATAAATACGGTGTCCAGCCGGGCGGCATAAGCCAGGACGGCAGGTTTTCACTTGTGATAATGGAATGCATAGGCGCCTGCGGCACCGCGCCTGCGATGCTTGTCGACACTGATTTCTACGACAACCTCTCTGAACAGAGGATAGAAGAAGTCTTAGGGAAATATAAATAG
- a CDS encoding NADH-quinone oxidoreductase subunit D, with the protein MKNNSEVLNNTESVRLATKELTLQLGPQHPATHGVLRIVLDLDGETIVKCTPYVGYLHRGVEKLAEHRNYLQIMPLTDRLDYISSMSNNIGYCEAVEKLFGIELTERTKFIRTIVGEMSRIANHLLWLATHALDIGAMTVFLYCFREREKILDLFERLCGARLTVSYPRIGGLKNDVDPQWLDDLYKFTAEFPMRVDQYETLINKNRIWLRRTKGVGVISAEEAINWGLSGPALRGSGVPYDIRKVMPYGAYDKVKWEVPVGKNGDIYDRYRVRMDEFRQSNSIIRQCIEMLPEGPIMADAPKFILPAKDKVLTDMEHLIHHFVLITKGPQTAPEGEIYVATEVPKGELGFYFVSDGTGKPYRMRVRSPSFVHVSALPKLCEGELIADIIANIGSIDIVLGECDR; encoded by the coding sequence ATGAAAAACAATAGCGAAGTTTTAAACAACACAGAAAGCGTCCGGCTGGCTACGAAGGAGCTGACCCTGCAATTAGGGCCCCAACACCCGGCCACTCACGGCGTTTTGAGGATTGTTCTGGACCTTGACGGAGAGACCATCGTCAAGTGCACTCCGTATGTCGGGTATCTTCACAGGGGCGTTGAGAAACTCGCGGAGCACAGAAATTACCTCCAGATAATGCCGCTCACCGACCGCCTTGATTACATATCTTCAATGTCAAACAACATCGGTTACTGCGAGGCGGTGGAAAAATTGTTCGGCATTGAACTGACGGAGAGGACAAAATTCATAAGGACTATTGTGGGCGAGATGAGCCGTATCGCAAACCATCTCCTGTGGCTTGCCACCCACGCCCTTGACATCGGCGCGATGACGGTATTCCTCTACTGTTTCAGAGAAAGAGAAAAGATACTCGATCTGTTTGAAAGGCTTTGCGGCGCGAGGCTCACGGTTAGCTATCCAAGGATCGGCGGGCTGAAGAACGATGTCGATCCCCAATGGCTTGACGACCTTTATAAATTTACCGCCGAGTTTCCCATGAGGGTGGACCAGTACGAGACCCTTATTAACAAAAACCGCATATGGCTGCGCCGCACAAAAGGAGTCGGAGTTATCTCCGCTGAGGAGGCAATTAACTGGGGCTTGAGCGGGCCTGCTTTAAGAGGTTCCGGTGTCCCCTACGATATTAGAAAAGTAATGCCTTACGGGGCGTATGACAAGGTGAAATGGGAAGTGCCCGTGGGCAAGAACGGCGACATCTACGACCGTTACCGGGTAAGGATGGACGAGTTCCGCCAGTCAAATTCGATCATACGGCAGTGCATAGAGATGCTGCCTGAAGGGCCTATCATGGCTGACGCCCCGAAATTTATTTTGCCTGCGAAGGACAAGGTCCTTACAGACATGGAACATCTTATTCACCATTTTGTGCTTATAACAAAAGGGCCGCAGACAGCGCCTGAGGGAGAGATTTACGTCGCTACAGAAGTCCCGAAGGGTGAACTCGGATTTTATTTTGTAAGCGACGGCACGGGTAAACCATACCGCATGAGGGTAAGGTCCCCTTCCTTTGTGCATGTTTCGGCATTGCCCAAGCTCTGTGAAGGAGAGCTTATCGCGGACATAATAGCGAATATCGGGAGCATAGATATAGTGCTCGGAGAGTGTGACAGGTAA
- a CDS encoding NADH-quinone oxidoreductase subunit C has product MEPLDIANKIREKFPLDVVDITSFRDQVFVSVKSERTTDICRYLYEDPDVSMNFLADLCGVDYPDKKFRFEVIYNLYSIKHNHRIILKALIPEDNPTVDSVVPIWNGANWHEREACDMFGIIFNGHPDLRRILMPDDWEGFPLRKDYPLKGKEGVEYRGFEELKELHTHDKEWSIS; this is encoded by the coding sequence ATGGAACCATTAGATATAGCAAATAAGATCAGAGAAAAATTCCCGCTTGATGTCGTGGACATCACGAGCTTCAGGGACCAGGTCTTTGTAAGCGTAAAGTCGGAAAGGACCACTGACATATGCCGCTACCTTTATGAAGACCCTGATGTCAGTATGAATTTTTTAGCTGACCTGTGCGGCGTTGATTACCCGGACAAGAAATTTCGTTTTGAAGTGATTTACAACCTTTATTCCATAAAACATAATCACAGGATCATTCTGAAGGCCCTGATACCGGAAGACAACCCAACCGTTGACAGCGTTGTGCCGATCTGGAACGGCGCCAACTGGCATGAGAGAGAGGCCTGCGACATGTTCGGGATTATTTTTAACGGGCACCCTGATCTGCGGCGCATACTGATGCCTGATGACTGGGAAGGGTTCCCTCTCAGGAAAGATTATCCTTTGAAGGGGAAAGAAGGCGTGGAGTACAGGGGATTTGAAGAGCTGAAAGAGTTGCACACTCATGACAAAGAGTGGAGTATTTCGTAA